In one Microaerobacter geothermalis genomic region, the following are encoded:
- the metK gene encoding methionine adenosyltransferase, producing MKKGRYLFTSESVTEGHPDKICDQISDAVLDAILAQDPNARVACETSVTTGLVLVAGEITTTCYVDIPKIVRETIKDIGYTRAKYGFDYETCAVLTSIDEQSPDIAAGVNRALEAREGQMTDEEIEAIGAGDQGLMFGFAVNETPELMPLPIYLSHRLARRLSEVRKEGKLDYLRPDGKTQVTVEYEGDKPIRIDTIVISTQHHPDVTQQQIANDLKEHVIKPVVPPELLDEKTKYLINPTGRFVIGGPQGDAGLTGRKIIVDTYGGYARHGGGAFSGKDPTKVDRSGAYAARYVAKNIVASGLAEKCEVQVAYAIGVAQPVSINVDTFGTGKVSEEILVDLVRKHFDLRPAGIIKALDLRRPIYKQTAAYGHFGRNDLDLPWERTDKAEILKAEAAAYQA from the coding sequence ATGAAAAAAGGGCGTTATCTATTTACTTCCGAGTCCGTAACCGAAGGACATCCGGATAAAATATGTGACCAAATTTCTGATGCGGTATTGGATGCTATTTTGGCTCAGGATCCCAATGCAAGGGTAGCTTGTGAAACATCTGTGACCACTGGTCTTGTTTTAGTGGCAGGGGAAATTACCACAACTTGCTATGTAGATATCCCGAAAATTGTTCGGGAAACCATAAAGGATATTGGATACACCAGAGCCAAGTATGGGTTTGACTACGAAACATGTGCCGTTCTTACTTCCATCGATGAGCAATCTCCAGATATTGCCGCCGGCGTAAACCGAGCGTTGGAGGCCAGGGAAGGCCAAATGACCGATGAAGAAATCGAAGCGATTGGTGCAGGGGACCAGGGATTAATGTTTGGGTTTGCCGTCAATGAGACCCCTGAATTGATGCCTTTACCCATCTATTTATCCCACCGGTTGGCCCGCCGTTTAAGTGAAGTGAGAAAAGAAGGTAAATTGGACTATCTCCGTCCAGACGGGAAAACTCAGGTGACGGTTGAATATGAAGGAGATAAGCCAATACGCATTGATACCATCGTTATCTCAACCCAGCATCATCCAGATGTCACACAACAGCAAATTGCCAATGACTTAAAAGAGCATGTGATCAAACCGGTGGTTCCTCCTGAGCTCCTTGATGAGAAAACCAAATATCTTATCAATCCTACGGGTCGTTTTGTCATTGGAGGACCTCAAGGAGATGCCGGGTTAACCGGTCGTAAAATTATTGTAGATACCTATGGCGGATATGCCCGTCATGGCGGGGGCGCATTCTCCGGGAAAGATCCGACAAAAGTGGACCGCTCTGGTGCCTATGCCGCCCGCTATGTAGCCAAAAATATTGTGGCTTCGGGTCTGGCAGAGAAATGTGAAGTTCAAGTCGCTTATGCCATTGGTGTGGCACAGCCCGTTTCCATCAATGTGGACACCTTCGGGACTGGAAAGGTAAGTGAGGAAATATTGGTAGATTTGGTAAGGAAGCATTTCGACTTGCGTCCTGCCGGAATTATTAAAGCGCTGGATTTGCGCAGACCTATCTATAAGCAAACGGCTGCCTATGGACATTTTGGACGTAATGATTTGGATCTTCCATGGGAGAGAACAGATAAAGCGGAAATTTTAAAGGCGGAAGCCGCAGCCTATCAGGCATAA